The following are from one region of the Chanos chanos chromosome 10, fChaCha1.1, whole genome shotgun sequence genome:
- the LOC115822687 gene encoding F-box only protein 47-like, whose amino-acid sequence MAATRRKYTSTHTYRLRCSRRRPYTCRTLTTSSQSEPADGFFEKLPVEVFDLILDDLSVVEISVLSMVSKSICNYIVGHVSTLSWRERMIFQKFHNCTSPTDEVSVMGHSRSLGLLFKRCTLLLPTKDRLRFIYNRFSQVPCFTMEQCSLSAGCLGFSCYGVFLQTLIAGWDELECHRVFNFLCEFTNLPRKIEAVVTSKPGACHKLELQIRLFCRGVLLDPWQGRQDALFWLTRILKPWPMVSQARLLFILYGPLHPDGKVGWQSVCEGVLPPCGLWDLAKAIILLHGDQDARDWSTDTVLAIFSEMTVVPQLWHMENLARLLVLCGNAICYSVLASKAINGRIFEISRLLVYLILVCEKDGYCMNWSVKMTEQVCRVFPSASEKWSFIQSVENTLSDVTMEMCELMAGNRNDLDTFQSLCTLLNASAHFHTEIVYMFLKDN is encoded by the exons ATGGCAGCCACTCGCAGGAAATATACCTCTACCCACACGTACCGTCTTCGGTGCTCAAGACGTCGACCATATACTTGCAGAACCTTAACGACAAGCAGTCAGTCCGAGCCCGCAGATGGATTCTTTGAGAAATTACCGGTAGAAGTCTTCGACCTAATATTGGACGATTTATCAG tggttGAAATCAGTGTGTTGAGTATGGTATCCAAGTCCATTTGTAATTACATCGTTGGACATGTGTCCACGTTGTCCTGGAGGGAAAGAATGATCTTCCAGAAGTTTCACAACTGCACATCTCCCACGGATGAAGTCTCTGTAATGGGACACAGCAGATCTCTGG GTTTGTTGTTCAAAAGATGTACTCTTTTACTACCAACAAAGGACAGACTGAGGTTTATATACAACAGGTTTTCACAG GTTCCGTGTTTCACGATGGAACAGTGTTCTCTGTCGGCTGGTTGTTTAGGGTTTTCCTGCTATGGTGTGTTTCTACAG ACCCTGATTGCTGGATGGGATGAGTTGGAGTGCCATCGCGTTTTCAACTTTTTGTGTGAATTTACTAATCTCCCACGCAAAATTGAAGCAGTTGTTACAAGCAAGCCAG GTGCCTGCCACAAGCTGGAGCTGCAGATTCGTTTGTTCTGTCGGGGGGTGCTACTGGATCCCTGGCAGGGCAGACAAGATGCTCTCTTCTGGCTCACGCGAATCCTGAAACCCTGGCCGATGGTCAGCCAGGCCCGTCTGCTCTTCATCCTGTACGGACCGCTCCATCCTGACG GTAAAGTGGgctggcagagtgtgtgtgagggtgtgttacCTCCGTGTGGGCTGTGGGACTTGGCTAAGGCCATCATCTTACTCCATGGAGATCAGGACGCCAGGGACTGGAGCACTGATACAGTCCTGGCTATCTTCAGTGAGATGACTG TGGTCCCACAGCTGTGGCACATGGAGAACTTGGCTCGTCTCCTTGTTCTCTGTGGGAATGCTATTTGCTACAGCGTGCTAGCGAGCAAAGCCATCAACGGACGGATTTTTGAGATCTCACGTCTCCTGGTATATCTCATTCTG GTGTGTGAAAAAGACGGTTACTGCATGAACTGGTCAGTGAAGATGACTGAACAGGTGTGTCGGGTGTTCCCCTCCGCCTCGGAGAAGTGGTCTTTCATCCAGAGCGTGGAGAACACACTGTCTgatgttaccatggagatgtgCGAGCTCATGGCAG GAAACCGTAATGATCTCGATACGTTCCAGAGCCTTTGTACCCTCCTCAACGCCAGCGCCCACTTCCACACTGAGATAGTCTACATGTTTCTCAAGGACAACtga
- the LOC115822967 gene encoding claudin-14-like — protein sequence MASMAVQLLGFFLGLLGLIGAVVATIMPHWRRTAYVGSNIITATSYMKGLWMECVTHSTGIYQCELHRSLLALPQDLQAARALMVLSCVTSTLASLVASVGMKCTRCARNSPTKNALAMSGGVCFVSAGLLCLITVSWTTSDVVREFYNPLLPSGMKYEIGLAVYVGFVSGCLSVVGGVVLCLACGGSRHRRPRQPQALNALPHPAPAYQAHPAYKGNHSPSRTSASSSGYRLNDYV from the coding sequence ATGGCTAGCATGGCAGTGCAGCTCCTGGGATTTTTCCTTGGCCTTCTGGGATTGATCGGGGCGGTCGTCGCCACCATCATGCCGCACTGGCGTCGCACGGCCTACGTGGGATCCAACATCATCACGGCCACGTCCTACATGAAGGGACTTTGGATGGAGTGTGTCACGCACAGCACGGGGATATACCAGTGTGAGTTACATCGCTCCCTTTTGGCCTTACCGCAGGACTTACAGGCGGCCCGAGCTCTCATGGTGCTCTCCTGCGTCACCTCCACCCTCGCCTCCCTCGTGGCTTCGGTCGGGATGAAGTGCACCCGCTGTGCCCGTAATTCGCCCACCAAGAACGCCCTGGCCATGAGCGGAGGGGTGTGTTTCGTTTCCGCCGGCCTCCTGTGCCTGATCACCGTGTCGTGGACGACCAGCGACGTCGTGCGAGAGTTCTACAACCCCCTGCTCCCCAGCGGGATGAAGTACGAGATAGGCCTCGCCGTCTACGTTGGCTTCGTCTCCGGCTGCCTCAGCGTCGTCGGAGGGGTCGTGCTCTGCTTGGCGTGCGGGGGCTCGCGGCACCGTCGCCCACGGCAACCGCAAGCCCTGAACGCTCTCCCGCATCCTGCCCCCGCTTACCAAGCGCACCCGGCCTACAAGGGCAATCATTCACCTTCACGAACGTCTGCTTCCAGCAGTGGGTACAGGCTGAATGATTACGTCTGA